In the genome of Cercospora beticola chromosome 2, complete sequence, one region contains:
- a CDS encoding uncharacterized protein (antiSMASH:Cluster_6): MAARESPPSSTAGAPRNEPTTARRACDSCYALKEKCFYPDATSDCHRCCRLKKKCTDDRPMRQSGRPRRNRPVQRGICKRATAIAAKPSPMLPPFGLLSARLDPADEYLLVNYMEPQDVGDLMVAPRIGEEMFHQAVQCLLTNYDDLRDGFLSLYGSYLTALGVEVPGYTYEKNIRQGTCALAKFSSWQLPQDHQAFVPWLWLGVMILLHGHCVLGSNNAPVRRYILTHLKQLGASAKNLIMHPVVVSQIALDIQDSLMLGQVPILNMPERFEQPFRYEILAGLCPEIFRFLHELCGILASRSASIDATGVVEARSSNLLTRIEAWHPPLSPEVLGELTSTEAIHIQTQVRVYKTAIKLFIHRLRHPFGEDDETAHAIALSIFADLDLATALSGEPPSLVTLPFLIAAIETWPADRERINRDISVYVDGITPVVHARNEDFLNVIWRRRDSGQSFKWIDIMDELPELGINRVGGKKKARAGGKIVQEQDTLPAG, translated from the coding sequence ATGGCGGCACGCGAATCGCCTCCATCTTCAACTGCCGGTGCCCCTAGGAATGAACCTACGACCGCACGCCGCGCATGCGATTCCTGCTATGCTCTCAAGGAGAAATGCTTCTACCCGGATGCCACCTCCGACTGCCACCGCTGCTGTaggctgaagaagaagtgtACAGACGATCGACCTATGCGCCAATCAGGCCGTCCGCGAAGAAATCGACCAGTCCAACGTGGCATCTGCAAGCGAGCTACAGCGATAGCAGCCAAGCCTTCCCCGATGCTGCCCCCTTTTGGACTTCTCTCCGCACGGCTCGATCCCGCGGACGAGTACTTGCTCGTCAATTACATGGAGCCGCAGGATGTCGGTGATCTTATGGTCGCGCCGAGAATTGGAGAGGAAATGTTTCACCAAGCCGTCCAATGTCTGCTTACAAATTACGATGACCTTCGAGACGGCTTCCTCTCACTCTATGGCTCGTACCTGACTGCTCTTGGGGTTGAAGTGCCTGGCTACACGTACGAGAAGAACATTCGCCAGGGAACCTGTGCTCTTGCCAAATTCAGCTCATGGCAGCTACCGCAAGACCATCAAGCTTTTGTGCCGTGGCTCTGGCTGGGTGTGATGATCTTACTCCATGGCCATTGTGTACTTGGCTCGAACAATGCACCTGTGAGGCGGTACATATTGACACACTTGAAGCAGCTCGGCGCGAGTGCTAAAAATCTGATTATGCATCCTGTGGTCGTTTCACAAATCGCCCTCGACATACAAGACAGTCTCATGCTAGGGCAAGTACCCATACTCAACATGCCCGAGCGTTTCGAACAACCGTTTCGATATGAAATCTTGGCGGGGTTGTGCCCAGAAATTTTCCGCTTTCTACATGAGCTATGTGGGATTCTGGCATCGAGAAGTGCTTCTATTGATGCGACGGGGGTCGTGGAAGCTCGTTCATCAAACCTTCTGACGAGGATCGAAGCGTGGCACCCTCCTCTCTCGCCGGAAGTTCTGGGCGAGCTTACTTCGACGGAAGCAATTCATATCCAGACACAAGTTCGTGTGTACAAAACTGCCATCAAGCTCTTCATTCATCGCCTGCGCCACCCgtttggcgaagatgatgaaacGGCACATGCTATAGCACTAAGCATCTTTGCGGATCTTGATCTTGCGACGGCATTGTCAGGCGAACCTCCGAGTCTCGTCACATTGCCTTTCCTCATTGCAGCAATAGAGACATGGCCGGCTGACCGCGAGCGAATCAATCGCGACATCTCGGTCTACGTGGATGGCATAACGCCTGTGGTCCACGCTCGTAATGAAGATTTCTTGAACGTCATATGGCGCCGCAGAGACTCTGGCCAATCTTTCAAGTGGATCGACATCATGGACGAGCTGCCAGAGCTGGGCATCAATCGAGTGGGTGGCAAGAAAAAAGCTCGCGCGGGAGGGAAGATCGTTCAAGAACAGGACACTTTGCCAGCTGGCTGA
- a CDS encoding uncharacterized protein (antiSMASH:Cluster_6~SMCOG1005:Drug resistance transporter, EmrB/QacA), which translates to MATYDEKTAGQNLEQVETNSDNASNHYRAAGGLEKVETHETLVAVDIENHQAFKGDDSDGKVAWTVKKILAACFLSMLYTGSQIPLYFTGGTLSFIAKDLGAADIIGWLPVANTLAIAAVCPFVGYLQDLFGKRYIALFGAMLLCIGCIVLGTAHQLGQALAGMALAGAGAGIGELTGLAGLAETVPVKQRGYSLAVLTAFVLPFCPYVMYSELFSTRGSNPTWRWGIWISLIYNGITLVGLALFYFPHAHVRAEGMSFGQVAKRIDYVGGALSITGLTLLLVALQAGGYTHPWTSAYTLCILFFGIGLLTAWVVWEWKFAKHPMIPKELFVGQRVVGFSFAVAFVAGMNFFSLLNFWPLTISTVWSASPIAIGWRGLPVACATAFGAIFWNALLSVWTSGIRYILFLAALMLTAFGGSLASMSPDNEYQSVALASFAAFGLGGVIVPAATAAMIACPDALITTCAALSLSVRAVGGAIGYSIYYSVFVKKLTEVLPVKVGTYAVQAGLPLQSAEVFVGTFLTAPTEITAVPGVTPGILAQAAYGAQWAYAEALHLVWYVSIAFGFCAMVCALCIPNTKKFQTNRIAVAL; encoded by the exons ATGGCGACATACGACGAGAAGACTGCTGGGCAGAACCTCGAGCAAGTCGAGACGAACTCCGACAATGCCTCAAATCACTACCGTGCAGCAGGCGGCCTCGAGAAGGTCGAAACCCACGAGACCCTCGTCGCCGTCGATATCGAGAATCACCAGGCCTTCAAGGGCGATGACTCCGATGGCAAGGTCGCGTGGACAGTCAAGAAGATTCTTGCTGCGTGCTTCTTGAGCATGCTGTACACTG GCTCTCAAATTCCTCTCTACTTCACTGGAGGCACACTCAGTTTCATCGCCAAGGACCTCGGTGCTGCTGATATTATCGGATGGCTGCCAGTTGCCAACACCTTGGCTATCGCTGCTGTGTGCCCCTTTGTGGGTTATCTGCAAGATCTGTTCGGAAAGCG ATATATCGCCTTGTTCGGTGCTATGCTTCTCTGCATCGGCTGCATTGTGCTCGGAACTGCTCACCAACTCGGACAAGCGCTCGCCGGTATGGCTTTGGCTGGCGCTGGTGCAGGTATCGGAGAATTGACTGGTCTTGCTGG ACTTGCCGAGACTGTCCCAGTCAAGCAACGAGGTTACTCTCTTGCGGTTTTGACCGCTTTCGTCCTGCCGTTCTGCCCATACG TCATGTACTCTGAGCTTTTTAGCACCCGCGGATCCAACCCAACCTGGCGATGGGGAATCTGGATCTCCCTCATCTACAACGGCATTACCCTTGTCGGTCTTGCCCTCTTCTACTTCCCACATGCCCACGTTCGTGCCGAGGGAATGAGCTTCGGTCAAGTCGCCAAGCGCATTGATTATGTCGGCGGTGCTCTCTCTATCACAGGTCTCACCTTGTTGCTCGTCGCTCTCCAGGCAGGTGGCTACACACACCCATGGACCAGTGCCTACACCCTCTgcattctcttcttcggcatcggCCTCCTGACAGCCTGGGTCGTGTGGGAGTGGAAGTTTGCTAAGCACCCCATGATTCCAAAGGAGTTGTTCGTGGGCCAACGTGTCGtcggcttctccttcgcagTTGCATTCGTTGCCGGCATGAACTTCTTCAG TCTGCTCAACTTCTGGCCACTCACCATCTCTACCGTATGGAGCGCCAGCCCAATCGCCATTGGCTGGCGAGGTCTTCCAGTTGCCTGCGCGACTGCATTTGGTGCCATCTTCTGGAACGCACTCCTCAGTGTTTGGACCAGCGGCATCCGCTACATCCTCTTCCTGGCTGCGCTGATGCTCACTGCTTTCGGTGGATCCCTTGCAAGTATGAGCCCTGACAACGAGTACCAGTCCGTGGCTCTGGCCTCTTTCGCTGCCTTCGGTCTCGGTGGTGTTATTGTCCCAGCTGCTACAGCAGCTATGATTGCCTGCCCCGACGCTTTGATCACCACCTGCGCTGCGCTGTCGCTCTCCGTCCGCGCTGTCGGCGGTGCCATCGGATACTCGATCTACTACAGCGTCTTCGTCAAGAAGCTTACAGAGGTTCTGCCTGTCAAGGTTGGCACCTACGCCGTGCAAGCCGGTCTGCCATTGCAGAGCGCTGAGGTTTTTGTTGGCACCTTCTTGACTGCTCCAACGGAAATTACCGCTGTGCCAGGTGTTACCCCAGGCATCCTCGCTCAAGCTGCTTATGGCGCTCAATGGGCTTATGCTGAGGCTTTGCACCTTGTCTG GTACGTCAGTATCGCTTTCGGCTTCTGCGCCATGGTTTGCGCGCTGTGCATTCCAAACACGAAGAAGTTCCAGACAAACAGAATTGCTGTGGCCTTGTAA
- a CDS encoding uncharacterized protein (antiSMASH:Cluster_6) encodes MTAPIEIREATLAEIPSLTTIVKRSFHPVNPYIKGCFPDTPAVAKWWTRVYTDEINAEYCHVLIAYDPSAELATRVVGVLCLRLMQADDRSGGFMSQYELTPDHDASLLIPAVDTIIEGRKKAFEPPGKYAGQKNYLLELFGVDHDYKGRGFARKLLEAAGRIADEAGLVTFVEANAKAAPLYVKLGFEDQGSVEMPGSNGYMEHLMIRPAFSR; translated from the coding sequence ATGACAGCACCCATCGAGATCCGAGAAGCAACCCTAGCAGAAATCCCTTCCCTCACAACAATCGTCAAGAGATCTTTCCATCCTGTGAACCCATATATCAAAGGATGCTTCCCGGATACGCCGGCTGTTGCCAAATGGTGGACCCGAGTCTACACGGATGAAATCAATGCAGAATACTGTCATGTTCTCATCGCCTACGATCCCTCAGCAGAACTTGCCACCAGAGTCGTTGGAGTCCTTTGTCTCCGACTCATGCAAGCAGATGATCGTTCAGGAGGCTTCATGTCGCAATATGAATTGACTCCAGATCATGATGCATCGCTACTTATACCCGCTGTCGATACCATCATCGAAGGACGGAAGAAAGCTTTCGAACCTCCTGGAAAATATGCTGGGCAGAAGAATTACCTCCTCGAACTCTTTGGCGTGGATCATGACTACAAGGGACGAGGCTTTGCGAGGAAATTGTTGGAAGCTGCAGGGAGAATAGCTGATGAGGCTGGGTTGGTGACTTTCGTAGAGGCGAACGCGAAAGCTGCGCCGCTGTATGTGAAGCTTGGGTTTGAGGACCAAGGGAGTGTGGAAATGCCTGGGTCGAATGGGTATATGGAACACTTAATGATTAGACCGGCGTTCTCTAGATGA
- a CDS encoding uncharacterized protein (antiSMASH:Cluster_6~BUSCO:EOG09263YFX), with translation MEYFDVNPRPHDLERHSTLARTFIQQHADAGRRVALVTSGGTTVPLENQTVRFIDNFSAGTRGATSAEYFLENGYAVIFLHRQFSLLPYSRHYSHSTNCFLDYMSYSEDGPVAVQSRYQQQMGDVLKRYRTAKKENTLLLLPFVTVNEYLWNLRELAMLMQPLGANALFYLAAAVSDFFVPAEKMVEHKIQSSEDFNKQPNGDSGEHDKQPAAHMEGKLLKIDLDPVPKFLKLLVDGWAPRAMIISFKLETDPPLLSEKCAYALKKYAHHLVIGNLLNTRKHEVLFVSAEGGEKWIRVPMNRRAKSGTAKLQDGQLTDDEDSREPPVEIESLIIPEVKKLHTSMIEQGDPRRSSQDRT, from the coding sequence ATGGAGTACTTCGACGTCAACCCCAGACCTCATGACCTGGAGCGGCACTCAACTCTGGCTCGAACCTTCATACAACAGCACGCTGATGCCGGGAGGCGCGTAGCCCTGGTCACATCTGGTGGTACTACAGTTCCCTTGGAGAATCAAACTGTGCGTTTCATTGACAACTTCTCTGCCGGAACGAGAGGTGCGACCTCTGCCGAATACTTCCTGGAAAATGGATATGCAGTCATCTTCTTGCATCGCCAATTTTCACTCTTGCCGTACTCTCGCCATTACAGCCACAGTACCAATTGCTTTCTGGATTACATGTCGTACTCCGAGGATGGGCCGGTAGCAGTGCAGTCGCGATATCAGCAACAGATGGGCGACGTCTTGAAGCGGTATCGAACGGCCAAGAAAGAGAACACGCTACTTTTGCTGCCCTTCGTCACAGTCAATGAGTACCTCTGGAATCTGCGGGAGCTGGCCATGCTCATGCAGCCTCTGGGCGCCAATGCTTTATTCTACCTCGCAGCAGCGGTCTCAGACTTCTTCGTGCCTGCTGAGAAAATGGTCGAGCACAAGATCCAGAGTTCTGAAGACTTCAACAAGCAGCCGAATGGCGACTCTGGGGAGCACGACAAGCAGCCTGCAGCTCATATGGAAGGCAAGCTCCTCAAGATCGATCTAGATCCTGTTCCCAAGTTCCTCAAATTGCTTGTCGACGGCTGGGCGCCGCGAGCGATGATTATCTCTTTCAAACTTGAGACCGACCCTCCTCTACTGTCCGAGAAGTGCGCCTATGCTCTCAAGAAGTATGCCCATCACCTCGTGATCGGCAACCTGCTCAACACACGCAAGCATGAGGTGCTTTTCGTCTCTGCAGAGGGAGGCGAGAAGTGGATTCGCGTACCAATGAATAGGAGGGCAAAGAGTGGGACTGCAAAACTGCAGGACGGCCAACTTacggatgatgaggacagtAGAGAGCCGCCGGTAGAGATTGAGAGTCTCATCATTCCGGAAGTCAAGAAGCTACATACCTCGATGATCGAACAAGGAGACCCGAGGAGGTCAAGTCAGGATAGGACGTGA
- a CDS encoding uncharacterized protein (antiSMASH:Cluster_6~BUSCO:EOG09262NNS) encodes MPPNPATGANKDTPKSNDRNEYIPSFIAKKPFYIDDSTVSSDADYLEHQRLQNDSQKEKDSLAAAQWYNRGAVKGPAATKYRKGACQNCGSMSHKEKDCLQRKRKKGARWTGKDIQADEVVGKVELGWDAKRDRWNGFDASEYKEVIEDYEAVEKMRKQAAKNDGEGEDEGAEEGDKYEAETDMGRKQATSTRNLRLREDTAKYLVNLDLESAKYDPKTRSMIDSGGGDPNSLDADDGFAGKQSGDAAEFERAQTYAWETQERGDKDRIHMQANPTEALLTRKRKAEEETQKAEAKRKMLADKYGVQDTSSKKTAAKLAAAGVTSNERYVEYDERGRIKGEPEKKEKSMYAEDVYINNHTSVFGSWWKDGQWGYQCCHSIVKNSFCTGEAGKHAFEESEQFSRGLALPSAEESKNAERVDPDTAAQEEERQEKHVPNGVDRPEKQNQDESRRRMEELKSGVTEEEMEKYRREKTNANDPMAKMLGKDELLGLLILSTPNTFVFSPSSRRLIVSCSFGEPCASPYKFDRL; translated from the exons ATGCCGCCCAATCCAGCGACGGGCGCGAACAAGGACACCCCCAAAAGCAACGACCGTAACGAGTACATCCCATCCTTCATCGCAAAGAAGCCGTTCTATATCGATGATTCTACCGTCTCGTCCGATGCCGATTACCTCGAGCATCAGCGTCTGCAAAATGATTcgcagaaggagaaagacTCTCTCGCTGCTGCGCAATGGTACAATCGAGGAGCTGTCAAAGGCCCGGCAGCGACCAAATACCGCAAAGGTGCCTGCCAAAACTGCGGATCCATGTCGCATAAGGAAAAAGACTGTCTGCAACGGAAGCGGAAGAAGGGCGCGCGCTGGACCGGCAAAGACATTCAAGCCGATGAGGTAGTGGGCAAGGTGGAACTCGGGTGGGACGCAAAAAGAGATCGCTGGAACGGGTTCGATGCAAGCGAGTACAAGGAAGTCATCGAGGACTACGAGGCTGtcgagaagatgaggaagcAGGCTGCGAAGAATGACGGAGAAGGGGAGGACGAGGGTGCAGAAGAGGGAGACAAGTACGAAGCCGAGACAGATATGGGCCGTAAACAGGCTACATCAACACGAAATCTGCGATTACGAGAGGACACCGCGAAGTATCTTGTCAACCTCGACCTGGAAAGCGCAAAGTACGACCCAAAGACGCGGAGCATGATCGATTCTGGTGGCGGCGATCCGAACAGTCTGGATGCCGACGATGGCTTCGCGGGCAAGCAGAGCGGCGATGCGGCAGAGTTTGAGCGAGCACAGACATATGCCTGGGAGACGCAAGAGCGCGGCGATAAGGACCGGATACATATGCAAGCCAATCCGACAGAAGCGCTACTTACGCGGAAGCGGAaggccgaagaagaaacgcAGAAGGCGgaagcgaagaggaagatgctgGCAGACAAGTACGGAGTACAAGACACATCTTCGAAGAAAACTGCCGCGAAACTTGCTGCCGCGGGCGTAACGAGCAACGAACGATACGTCGAGTACGATGAAAGAGGGAGGATCAAAGGCGaaccagagaagaaggagaagagtatGTATGCGGAAGACGTCTACATCAACAACCACACGTCGGTCTTTGGCAGCTGGTGGAAAGATGGGCAGTGGGGCTATCAATGCTGTCATAGCATCGTCAAGAACAGCTTTTGTACTGGCGAGGCCGGCAAACACGCCTTTGAAGAATCGGAGCAGTTCTCACGAGGACTTGCCCTTCCTTCTGCTGAGGAGTCGAAAAATGCCGAACGAGTCGACCCAGATACTGCGGcgcaggaagaggagcgcCAGGAGAAGCATGTTCCGAATGGCGTTGATCGCCCGGAGAAGCAGAATCAGGATGAGAGTCGGAGGAGAATGGAAGAATTGAAGAGTGGTGTgaccgaagaggagatggagaagtaCAGGAGAGAAAAGACGAACGCGAATGATCCGATGGCGAAAATGCTCGGGAAGGACGAGTTGCTAG GTCTATTGATATTGAGCACTCCGAACACATTTGTTTTTTCCCCGTCGTCGAGGCGCCTGATTGTCAGCTGCAGTTTTGGAGAACCGTGCGCATCTCCATACAAGTTCGATCGACTTTGA
- a CDS encoding uncharacterized protein (antiSMASH:Cluster_6), translating to MTDSTIESSTAINDLPAEIFEHVGKFLPARDLAALRVVNRDSNSKILRHYVTENFSTVSILVCDINSIRAAADLVEHPVFGPAIRRVELCVDSIVCNSTMPPRGPREAPEAIYQHCEVSADISKLEALNRERTNMSLDIGDYEDEKLFRQIWQKLKALGTLEAVHLTDVRVASRSPLLYSKFQAAGGFCYPVILDSNTLQWTICALGTLTKSSIPLQSLSMDQNRWALTINEGGWTRGGRQQKPYEDRKMWPRLFSRTKALRLAIFQKHCYRDSPLGSGFALFLRYALADAASLEKLSLELASSKSEDEPDQWHMRYDQRCDRMYLLHGINLPPGLKELELRGGQIVMAELADLIKGNPRLQKLALKKTVLIIGDNQTEHISDGQGEDEQVKEGLLQLVGETSIELDISAACIYVGPF from the coding sequence ATGACGGACAGCACGATCGAGTCTTCCACTGCAATCAATGATCTCCCAGCAGAAATTTTCGAGCACGTCGGCAAGTTCCTGCCAGCCAGAGATCTCGCCGCCCTCCGCGTTGTCAATCGAGACTCGAACAGCAAAATCCTTCGTCACTATGTTACAGAGAACTTCTCGACAGTCAGCATCCTGGTCTGTGACATCAACAGCAtccgcgcagcagcagatctaGTCGAGCACCCTGTCTTCGGCCCTGCGATTCGTCGAGTAGAGCTTTGCGTCGACTCTATCGTCTGCAACTCCACTATGCCTCCTCGAGGACCTCGAGAAGCACCCGAAGCGATTTATCAGCATTGTGAAGTCTCAGCAGACATCAGCAAGCTCGAGGCTTTGAACAGGGAGAGAACGAACATGTCGCTCGACATCGGCGACTACGAAGACGAGAAGCTCTTTCGTCAGATCTGGCAGAAATTGAAGGCACTGGGCACGCTGGAAGCCGTTCATCTCACAGACGTTCGTGTCGCTTCACGTTCGCCGCTGCTTTACTCCAAGTTTCAAGCAGCTGGAGGATTCTGCTATCCAGTGATTCTCGATTCGAATACTCTGCAATGGACGATCTGTGCTCTGGGAACTCTGACTAAGAGTAGCATTCCCCTCCAATCTCTGTCAATGGATCAGAACCGATGGGCTCTCACAATCAACGAAGGTGGTTGGACTCGAGGGGGTCGGCAACAGAAACCTTACGAAGATCGAAAGATGTGGCCCAGATTGTTCTCGCGAACCAAAGCCCTCAGGCTGGCTATCTTTCAGAAGCATTGTTACCGGGATTCACCACTGGGATCCGGATTCGCACTCTTCCTAAGGTACGCTCTGGCTGATGCTGCGAGTCTTGAGAAGTTGTCATTGGAGCTGGCAAGCTCCAAATCGGAGGACGAACCAGACCAGTGGCACATGAGGTATGATCAGCGCTGTGACAGGATGTATCTGCTGCACGGCATAAATCTGCCTCCAGGACTCAAGGAGCTGGAACTTCGTGGAGGGCAGATCGTGATGGCAGAACTGGCCGACTTGATTAAGGGCAACCCACGTTTGCAGAAGTTGGCACTGAAGAAGACCGTCCTGATAATTGGAGACAACCAGACTGAGCACATTTCGGATGGGCAAGGTGAGGATGAGCAGGTCAAAGAAGGATTGCTACAACTCGTTGGAGAGACGAGCATCGAGCTGGACATATCTGCTGCATGCATTTATGTCGGCCCCTTCTGA